In the Duncaniella freteri genome, one interval contains:
- the istB gene encoding IS21-like element helper ATPase IstB, with protein sequence METNDKTSPVTPEKDRNSISLDLMHRMRLHGMAAAFTESLQSTFAETMTPDSFLNWLLSREWDYRVARNIERLVKGANFRYNDASVAQIDYTLPRGLDRNQMERLASLDFVRKGDNLFITGCAGTSKSYLATALGYETCKAGMRVLYANASKLMGTLKIAKNKGTIETELKKLEKTQLLILDDLFLVPLDARERAHLTEIIEDRHGRKSIIVTSQLPELDWYDAIGDTTVADAILDRIVHTAHRITLTGESVRKLKAFKGR encoded by the coding sequence ATGGAAACAAACGATAAAACCTCCCCTGTAACTCCGGAGAAAGACCGCAACTCCATATCTCTCGATCTGATGCACCGCATGCGCCTTCACGGGATGGCCGCCGCGTTCACCGAAAGCCTCCAATCCACTTTTGCAGAGACAATGACACCTGACAGCTTCCTGAACTGGCTTCTCTCCAGGGAATGGGACTACCGGGTGGCCCGCAACATCGAGCGCCTGGTAAAAGGCGCGAACTTCAGATACAACGACGCATCGGTGGCACAGATCGACTACACGCTGCCGCGTGGCCTGGATCGCAACCAGATGGAACGTCTTGCCTCTCTGGATTTTGTCCGCAAAGGAGACAACCTGTTCATTACCGGATGTGCCGGTACGAGCAAGAGCTATCTGGCCACCGCACTGGGATACGAGACCTGCAAGGCCGGCATGCGTGTCCTGTACGCAAACGCCTCCAAACTGATGGGAACTCTGAAAATAGCCAAAAACAAAGGGACAATCGAGACGGAGCTGAAGAAACTCGAAAAAACGCAACTCCTCATCCTCGACGACCTCTTTCTGGTTCCCCTCGATGCCAGGGAGCGCGCTCATCTGACCGAAATCATCGAAGACAGGCACGGACGCAAATCAATCATCGTCACCTCCCAACTACCCGAACTGGACTGGTACGACGCCATCGGTGACACCACCGTGGCAGACGCCATCCTCGACCGCATCGTACACACTGCTCACCGTATCACGCTAACCGGTGAAAGCGTCCGTAAACTCAAAGCCTTCAAAGGCAGATAA
- a CDS encoding DKNYY domain-containing protein — MRKHKCKTMKRYIIVILVLCLSGIPSMLGVLKANEHVTKEEDGREYRWHRHKPTYFVGRNGVFFDGRPIKDASPSSFRILGDGYAVDNWHVYYRGNVMAEAALSLEVLGYGYVKDAWNVFYDGRKIEGASAGTFSVISDWYAKDNWSVFFDGKKVDGASPGSFKVLRDGYAKDNWAVYYDGIKVKDASPDSFSCRRGGYAEDNWSTFYRGKKLD; from the coding sequence TTGCGAAAACACAAGTGTAAAACAATGAAAAGATATATTATTGTCATACTGGTCCTATGCTTGTCAGGGATTCCGTCAATGTTAGGCGTGCTGAAAGCGAATGAGCATGTCACAAAGGAAGAGGACGGACGCGAATATCGCTGGCATCGACATAAACCTACGTACTTTGTAGGGCGTAACGGTGTGTTTTTTGATGGCAGGCCAATAAAGGATGCCTCCCCTTCGAGCTTCAGGATTCTTGGTGACGGTTATGCTGTTGACAACTGGCATGTATACTATCGAGGAAATGTCATGGCTGAAGCGGCATTGTCGTTAGAAGTTTTGGGATATGGGTATGTCAAGGACGCGTGGAATGTGTTTTATGACGGCAGAAAAATTGAAGGAGCCTCAGCCGGGACCTTCTCTGTTATTTCAGACTGGTATGCCAAGGATAACTGGAGTGTGTTTTTTGATGGAAAGAAGGTCGATGGAGCCTCCCCTGGAAGTTTTAAGGTGCTTCGTGACGGATATGCGAAAGACAATTGGGCGGTGTATTATGACGGTATCAAAGTTAAGGATGCCAGTCCGGACTCTTTTTCATGTCGCCGAGGAGGATATGCCGAAGATAATTGGAGCACATTTTATCGTGGCAAAAAGCTTGATTGA
- a CDS encoding DNA alkylation repair protein, whose amino-acid sequence MTTANEIIETLRTMENDEQQRVLSRFFKTGKGEYGEGDLFLGLRVPQTRLVTKQAKLDVPLTEIEKLLYNPWHEVRLCGLLLLVEEMKAATPKRKEPPTTKAERRKEIADFFLSHARQANNWDLVDLSCEYILGTWLLWQLPDGTMPDRNILDRLADSENLWEQRIAIVSTFTLIRAYQFDDTLRIATKLLSHPHDLIHKAVGWMLREVGKRDIDILRAFLNTHVSHMPRTTLRYAIEKMDPSERNYWMKK is encoded by the coding sequence ATGACTACCGCCAATGAGATTATAGAGACTCTCCGAACCATGGAAAACGATGAACAGCAACGCGTGCTCTCACGATTTTTCAAAACAGGAAAGGGAGAATACGGCGAAGGAGACCTGTTTCTCGGTCTGAGGGTCCCTCAGACGCGACTTGTGACAAAACAAGCAAAACTCGATGTGCCTCTTACAGAAATCGAAAAACTTCTTTACAATCCATGGCATGAGGTGAGACTGTGCGGATTACTGCTCCTTGTCGAAGAAATGAAAGCCGCCACACCCAAACGAAAAGAACCGCCGACAACCAAAGCAGAACGACGTAAAGAGATAGCCGACTTCTTTCTCAGTCATGCCAGACAAGCCAACAACTGGGATCTTGTCGATCTTTCATGCGAATACATCCTCGGAACCTGGCTGCTGTGGCAACTACCCGACGGGACAATGCCTGACCGTAACATCCTTGACCGTCTTGCCGACAGCGAAAACCTTTGGGAACAACGCATTGCCATAGTCTCAACTTTTACCCTCATACGTGCCTATCAGTTCGATGACACATTAAGAATTGCCACCAAACTCCTCTCTCATCCACACGACCTGATCCATAAAGCCGTAGGATGGATGCTCAGAGAAGTCGGAAAGCGTGACATAGACATACTCAGGGCATTCCTTAACACCCACGTCAGCCACATGCCTCGCACAACACTACGTTATGCCATAGAAAAGATGGACCCTTCCGAAAGAAACTACTGGATGAAAAAATAA
- a CDS encoding efflux RND transporter permease subunit: MLSKFFIDRPIFATVLAILMVLAGLITVKTLPIAQYPDITPPTVMVRASYPGADAETVAKVIGEPIEQQINGVEGMMYMSSNSSAGSYDLTVTFENGTDLDEAAVKVQNRISLAEATLPASVKEQGISVMSESSNIILFIALESDKEHNYSALYLTNYAQLNIIDEISRIEGVGGAGAFGGGEYSMRVWLDPAKMQVRGLTPADVMQMIRSQNLEVSAGSVGTPPVAADVDFEFTLTAQGQLSSAEEFSNIILRAEPDGSLLHLKDIARVELGSNSYSDISHVSGKSAGLIGVQQLPGANALEVAGKVKDKLNELSQYFPDGVQYRVIMDTTSFVTASIDEVLVTFAETTLIVMVVILLFLQSWRAVIIPMIAIPVSLIATFAVMKLMGFSLNTLTLFGLVLAIAIVVDDAIVVVEDCSRLVQEGKLTPRQSAEKAMEELQGPVIGEVLVLLSVFVPTAFISGITGELYKQFALTIAASVAFSGFNALTFTPAMCALFLRKKEDNNPRFFLYRWFNKGYGWSLSRYVRWVGSLLKRPVVAICLYFVICAVAFWGFVKWPSSYIPEEDQGYFMTSIQLPNGASLDRTDRIVTQLSDSILNLPEVDNVIAISGESMMGGGTGGNTGSLFVVLKPWKERKGAGQSVNDVIGKVNRIASSFQEPIVFSINPPAIPGLGMTSGMQMQILDINNLGADALADAVREMQEKGSKDSRFAQLTSQFQGSVPQYTVKVDRDRAKMLNLTLEDIYITLSSFMGGSYVNDFVKFGRTYQVTLSARDDARGHVEDIPRLSVRNSSGEMVPFSSFATVEPSKGQATVNRYNMYTTASITGTPAHNVSTEDCIAGMEQLLKDAVGNDFAYAWTGEAYQETQSGTTISMVLLFAVIITLLVLAAQYESWTDPLAVIISMPTAILGTVIGCIIMSQSISIYTQIGIILLLGLSAKNAILIVEYAIDFRKTGVGIRQAAFDAGRIRFRPIMMTALAFVFGVMPMIFATGAGAASRVALGTAVVFGMAINAVVGTLFVPGFWELLQSFKEKYLSRLFASSTQLSDAKPEAPAKKQDTSL; encoded by the coding sequence ATGTTATCGAAGTTTTTTATAGACCGGCCGATATTTGCCACAGTGCTGGCAATATTGATGGTGCTGGCTGGGCTTATTACGGTTAAGACTCTTCCGATAGCCCAGTACCCGGACATCACTCCACCGACAGTGATGGTTAGAGCCTCTTATCCAGGAGCGGATGCTGAGACTGTTGCAAAAGTGATAGGGGAGCCTATCGAACAGCAGATCAATGGAGTGGAGGGGATGATGTATATGAGTTCCAATTCCAGTGCAGGATCATATGATCTTACTGTTACATTCGAGAATGGCACGGATCTTGACGAGGCTGCTGTGAAAGTGCAGAACCGTATCTCTCTTGCCGAAGCCACTCTTCCTGCATCAGTGAAGGAGCAGGGCATATCTGTGATGTCCGAGTCGTCCAATATAATATTGTTTATAGCTCTTGAAAGTGATAAGGAGCATAATTACTCGGCTTTGTACCTTACTAACTATGCCCAGCTCAACATAATTGATGAGATTTCACGCATTGAGGGTGTGGGAGGGGCAGGAGCCTTTGGCGGCGGTGAGTACAGCATGCGTGTGTGGCTTGACCCTGCCAAGATGCAGGTGCGCGGTCTCACGCCGGCAGATGTGATGCAGATGATCAGGTCGCAGAATCTTGAAGTGTCGGCAGGGAGTGTGGGTACACCTCCTGTTGCGGCTGATGTTGATTTCGAATTCACTCTTACCGCACAGGGTCAGCTGTCGAGTGCGGAGGAGTTCTCGAACATTATTCTGAGGGCTGAGCCTGATGGCTCGTTGCTTCATCTTAAGGATATCGCGAGGGTGGAGCTTGGGAGCAATTCATATTCCGATATATCGCATGTGTCGGGAAAATCGGCAGGTCTTATAGGGGTGCAACAGCTACCGGGGGCTAATGCTCTTGAGGTGGCGGGTAAAGTAAAGGATAAGCTTAATGAGCTGTCGCAATATTTTCCTGATGGAGTCCAATATCGTGTGATAATGGATACTACGTCATTTGTCACGGCTTCTATTGATGAAGTGCTTGTCACATTTGCTGAGACAACGCTCATAGTTATGGTTGTGATACTGCTGTTTTTGCAGAGTTGGAGAGCTGTCATAATCCCTATGATCGCTATTCCAGTATCGCTTATAGCTACGTTTGCGGTGATGAAGTTGATGGGGTTCTCTTTGAATACCTTGACTCTGTTCGGGCTTGTGCTTGCTATCGCTATAGTGGTTGATGATGCCATAGTCGTAGTTGAGGATTGCTCCAGACTGGTCCAGGAGGGAAAACTTACTCCGCGTCAGAGTGCAGAGAAGGCTATGGAGGAGCTCCAGGGTCCTGTGATTGGAGAGGTGCTGGTGCTTCTGTCAGTGTTTGTGCCCACAGCATTCATAAGTGGGATCACCGGGGAATTGTACAAGCAGTTTGCACTTACGATTGCCGCATCTGTTGCCTTCTCAGGATTCAACGCTTTGACATTCACTCCGGCAATGTGCGCTTTGTTTCTTCGGAAGAAAGAGGATAATAATCCTCGTTTTTTCCTTTACAGATGGTTCAACAAGGGTTATGGTTGGTCTCTTTCCAGATATGTAAGATGGGTAGGCTCGCTGCTGAAGCGTCCGGTAGTGGCGATATGTCTTTATTTCGTGATATGTGCCGTAGCTTTTTGGGGATTTGTTAAATGGCCGTCAAGCTATATTCCAGAGGAGGATCAGGGATATTTCATGACATCGATACAGCTCCCTAACGGTGCGTCGCTTGACCGTACCGACAGGATTGTCACTCAGCTTTCCGACAGTATACTCAATCTTCCGGAGGTGGATAACGTGATAGCTATATCAGGAGAGTCCATGATGGGGGGTGGGACTGGCGGAAACACTGGATCACTTTTCGTTGTGCTCAAGCCATGGAAAGAGCGTAAGGGGGCTGGTCAGAGTGTAAACGATGTGATAGGCAAGGTGAACCGTATCGCATCATCGTTTCAGGAGCCTATAGTGTTCTCCATTAATCCGCCGGCAATTCCTGGTCTTGGAATGACTTCGGGTATGCAGATGCAGATTCTCGATATTAATAATCTTGGAGCGGATGCCTTGGCGGATGCTGTACGTGAAATGCAGGAAAAAGGATCTAAGGATTCCAGGTTCGCTCAGCTTACATCTCAGTTCCAGGGCTCGGTGCCTCAATACACTGTAAAGGTTGACCGAGATCGTGCCAAGATGCTTAATCTTACACTTGAGGATATTTATATCACATTGTCATCATTTATGGGTGGCTCGTATGTGAATGATTTTGTGAAGTTTGGGCGTACATATCAGGTCACTCTCAGTGCTCGTGACGATGCCAGAGGACATGTGGAGGATATTCCGCGGCTGTCGGTGCGTAACAGTAGTGGTGAAATGGTGCCGTTTTCATCGTTTGCCACTGTTGAGCCATCAAAGGGACAGGCAACGGTGAATCGTTATAATATGTATACAACCGCGTCAATCACAGGCACTCCTGCCCATAATGTATCGACCGAGGATTGCATAGCGGGTATGGAGCAATTGCTGAAGGATGCTGTCGGTAATGATTTTGCTTATGCCTGGACCGGGGAGGCATATCAGGAGACGCAGTCAGGCACAACTATATCAATGGTATTGCTGTTTGCTGTCATAATAACATTGCTTGTGCTTGCAGCTCAGTATGAGAGCTGGACCGATCCGTTGGCTGTGATAATATCTATGCCTACAGCTATTCTTGGTACAGTGATCGGATGTATCATAATGTCTCAGTCGATCTCGATATACACTCAGATAGGTATAATACTTCTGTTGGGGTTGTCTGCTAAGAACGCCATACTTATTGTGGAGTATGCTATTGATTTTCGAAAGACAGGAGTGGGGATACGTCAGGCTGCTTTTGATGCAGGGCGCATACGTTTCCGTCCGATTATGATGACAGCTTTGGCGTTCGTGTTCGGAGTCATGCCCATGATCTTCGCCACCGGGGCTGGCGCGGCTTCCAGAGTGGCACTTGGCACTGCTGTGGTCTTCGGTATGGCTATAAATGCTGTGGTCGGGACTCTTTTTGTCCCTGGCTTCTGGGAGCTTCTTCAGTCTTTCAAAGAAAAGTATCTCAGCCGATTGTTTGCGTCATCAACACAGCTTTCCGACGCGAAACCGGAGGCTCCTGCAAAGAAACAGGATACGTCATTATGA